NNNNNNNNNNNNNNNNNNNNNNNNNNNNNNNNNNNNNNNNNNNNNNNNNNNNNNNNNNNNNNNNNNNNNNNNNNNNNNNNNNNNNNNNNNNNNNNNNNNNNNNNNNNNNNNNNNNNNNNNNNNNNNNNNNNNNNNNNNNNNNNNNNNNNNNNNNNNNNNNNNNNNNNNNNNNNNNNNNNNNNNNNNNNNNNNNNNNNNNNNNNNNNNNNNNNNNNNNNNNNNNNNNNNNNNNNNNNNNNNNNNNNNNNNNNNNNNNNNNNNNNNNNNNNNNNNNNNNNNNNNNNNNNNNNNNNNNNNNNNNNNNNNNNNNNNNNNNNNNNNNNNNNNNNNNNNNNNNNNNNNNNNNNNNNNNNNNNNNNNNNNNNNNNNNNNNNNNNNNNNNNNNNNNNNNNNNNNNNNNNNNNNNNNNNNNNNNNNNNNNNNNNNNNNNNNNNNNNNNNNNNNNNNNNNNNNNNNNNNNNNNNNNNNNNNNNNNNNNNNNNNNNNNNNNNNNNNNNNNNNNNNNNNNagagagagagacagagacagagagagacagaaagagtgagacagagagagacagagagagtcagagagacagagagagagagagagagagagaaaggagagacagaatcagagagagagacagagacagagaaagacagagagagtcagagagagagagagagagagaaaggagagacagagtcagagagagagacagagagagagagccagggagagacagacagagagagagagacagagagagacagagagagacagaaagagtgagacagagagagagagagagagacagagacagagacagacagacagagtcagagagagtcagagagacagagagagagagagagagagagagagaggagcacAGCGACCAGCCTCTGGTGACACGCCACCGGCATCAGATTACCGCCCTTCTATTAACATATGAATTTGAtgacttaaaaggaaaagaaagaaaaagcccCGGGGCGAGAGCCTTCCTCCCTTCGCAGGAACTTTTCTGCCGCTGTAAAACTTTTTGATTGGCTCCTCGCACGCGCCTGTCCTCGGCCTCCATTGGCTGCCTTGACACGCGACCGGCGCGAGGAGGGGGCTGGGAGGGGGGGTGGAAAGACCCACTGGCGCGTGCCGCTTTTTAAAGGGGCGCAGCGCCTTCCGCAACCGGAGAAGCCTCGTTGCACGCGCCCCGGTGTGTGATCtcgggggtgggtgggggagggagggggacaAAATAAAACTCCGTGGCAGAGCCCCTCGGAAGGCTTTGGCTCGTGGGCGCGCTGCGAGCGCCGCTCCGCCTCCCACCGGAGCCGGGGCGCGATGTCCCGTCTGCTGCACGCGGGAGAGTGGGCTGAAGGGAAGCAGCTGGGAGACCACCACCAGCCCCACTCCcagcccccgccgccgccgccgccgccgccgccgccgccggctcCCAGCCTGCCCGGGAGAGAGCCCCCCGGCTATCCCCCCGGGCTGGCGCTCCTGGACAGCACCGACCCACGCGCCTGGCTGGCGCCCACCTTGCAGGGCCTCTGTACGGCACGCGCCGCCCAGTACTTGCTGCATTCCCCGGACCCGGGTGCGGCCGAGACCCTGCCCCCCCACGAGGAGGCCGACCCCCGAGGGGCGCTCGTgaggggcggcggcggcggcgggagcggcGGGAGCGGGGGCGGCGGCCTCAGCAAGAGCCCCGGCTCGGTGAAGGTGCGGGAGCAGCTGTCCAAGCTGAAAGGCGGCCTGGTGGGGGACGACCTGGGCTGCGGCCGCCAGAGAGCCCCCTCCGGCAAACAGGTGAACGGGGTACAGAAGCAGAGAAGGCTGGCCGCCAACGCCCGGGAGAGGAGAAGGATGCACGGGCTCAACCACGCCTTCGACCAGCTGCGCAACGTCATCCCGTCCTTCAACAACGACAAGAAGCTCTCCAAGTACGAAACGCTGCAGATGGCCCAAATCTACATCAACGCGCTGTCCGACTTGCTGCAGACGCCCAGCGGGGCCGAGCAGCCGGGCCAGCCCCCAGCTTCCTGCAAGAGCGACCCCCACCACCTCCGCGCGCCTTCCTACGAGCCGAGCGCGGGTGCCACCGGCCCTTCGGCGGCCTCCCCGGGCCCCGGAGGGGGCTCCCGGCCGGCCCCGCAGGGGACCTGCAGGACACGCTTCTCCGCCCCGGCCTCTGCGGGAGGTTACGCGGTGCCCCTGGACGCTCTGCACTTCGCCCCTTTCGAAGAAAGCGCTCTCACCGCTATGATGGCGCAAAAGACCCTGTCTCCTGCCCTGCCCGGAGGCATCTTGCAGCCGGTGCAGGAGGAGAGCAGCAAAACGTCCCCCAGGTCCCACAGAAGCGATGGGGAGTTTTCCCCCCATTCCCATTACAGTGACTCTGACGAGGCAAGTTAGGGAGCTCAGAGGGACGACGAAGTAAGCCGAGACCAAGCCAGAACCCGATTGGACTCTAGCAGATTCCGGGAaaggtgccccccccccccccccccgctaccTGCTTTGTCATTGTCTCGCAAAGCCGGGGTCACTCACTCCTGGCAACATTCGGTGACTTCACACATTCCCCTCCCCAGATTCGTAGCGAAAATCGGTTCATATGGTTGCCTTTGTCTCTACCTTCTGGCCCTCTGTAGATTTAGAGACAGTATGGGTATTTTTACGCCCCTAGTCTTAGTGCCCGGCTGCCAACAAGCTGCTTAAAACCAGcagctttcctttcattgctaATTTGGCTTTAATTtatttgggttttggtttttttttttttgccccggACATTCCCATTTTTCGCGTGCTCCTGTGTGGGCGGTAGTCTTCCGAAGTTATATTCCTGATTTGGGGATGGAAAGCAAAATGCTTCTAAAGAGTCTACCTTTTGGATGTGTGTAATTGTCAGAAGAGGCGAAGCCTTgcggtttatatatatatatatacatatatatacgtatatatatatatgtatatatatatacatatatatacaaaatatagtatataaatataccCATTACGCATATCTCTTGTTGATAATGTTCTTGTCTTTAAGGAAGCTTGGCGCACGCACTTTATCCGTCGCAACCACATGCGGCTTCAAAAGGAAATTTAACTGCCAACTGGAAACCAGTTTTTGATATAGCCACTTAAAAATCTCTAAGCTCCTTGCAAGTGtttgctttaaaagaaaaaaaaaacaatttagtcGTGTCAAAATTTTGGTCGATTTTATTTAGCTTTATTGATGTTAGAAAACTTATTTATTACCGAGTGTTTGCTACCATTTCTacttatcttttcattttgtactttttctacaagatcatttattttaatttagaaaagccAACTGCCATTGTTTTATGATGTACTTTCTTTtgcaaaagatgaaaataaatgtggaaaaaattgGACCCGATTTGACTCTTGCTTTTCAAGGATCACTATTTCAAAATGGGCAGctctgttttaaaaatgaatcttctAGAATAGAGGAGTGTTTTATGACACTGAGATATATACGATGGACGAATATTTGCGTCTCTGTTTACCTTATATCTCTTATCTAGAGATTGCAACTGAGACTGAATCC
The Macrotis lagotis isolate mMagLag1 chromosome 3, bilby.v1.9.chrom.fasta, whole genome shotgun sequence genome window above contains:
- the ATOH1 gene encoding transcription factor ATOH1 — translated: MSRLLHAGEWAEGKQLGDHHQPHSQPPPPPPPPPPPPAPSLPGREPPGYPPGLALLDSTDPRAWLAPTLQGLCTARAAQYLLHSPDPGAAETLPPHEEADPRGALVRGGGGGGSGGSGGGGLSKSPGSVKVREQLSKLKGGLVGDDLGCGRQRAPSGKQVNGVQKQRRLAANARERRRMHGLNHAFDQLRNVIPSFNNDKKLSKYETLQMAQIYINALSDLLQTPSGAEQPGQPPASCKSDPHHLRAPSYEPSAGATGPSAASPGPGGGSRPAPQGTCRTRFSAPASAGGYAVPLDALHFAPFEESALTAMMAQKTLSPALPGGILQPVQEESSKTSPRSHRSDGEFSPHSHYSDSDEAS